In Nitrospira sp., one genomic interval encodes:
- a CDS encoding flagellar FliJ family protein: MNLTVLRAHALQREDATRMELAEAARELQEWNDRIARLEARAGCDADTYLEQARRGGTAEELFAPLDAMNQALETRKRMEERQTSLQSQWATKRDAVLEAMRDRKKLDLLVSRAQQEQRRRQERQDQALLDERAWRRNPLRPGERE; encoded by the coding sequence ATGAACCTGACGGTCCTTCGCGCCCATGCGCTGCAACGGGAGGACGCGACCAGGATGGAACTCGCGGAGGCTGCGCGTGAGTTGCAGGAGTGGAACGATCGGATCGCGCGCTTGGAGGCGCGGGCCGGGTGCGATGCAGACACGTACCTGGAACAGGCGCGCCGGGGCGGGACGGCGGAGGAATTGTTCGCCCCCCTCGACGCCATGAACCAGGCCCTTGAAACCAGAAAGCGCATGGAAGAGCGGCAGACCTCGCTGCAGAGCCAGTGGGCAACCAAGCGTGACGCGGTGCTCGAGGCCATGCGGGATCGAAAGAAATTGGATCTGTTGGTAAGCCGGGCGCAGCAGGAGCAGAGGCGTCGGCAGGAACGTCAGGACCAGGCCTTGCTCGATGAACGGGCCTGGCGAAGAAATCCCCTGAGACCGGGAGAACGGGAATGA
- a CDS encoding FliI/YscN family ATPase yields the protein MKLSERLEQVEPLSVTGRVAQAVGIVIEASGPFTSVGEVCEITREGGQGTVMAEVVGFREDRVLLMPLGEMQGIGPGSRVVMKGHVASVPVGPDMLGRILDGLGHPLDGLPPVRAESRVPLHATPLNPLHRARITEPIDLGIRAINALLTCGQGQKIGVFAGSGVGKSVLLGMISRYTQADVRVIALVGERGREVKEFLERDLTPEARARSVVIVATSDQPPMVRIRGALVATAIAEYFRDRGNQVLLMMDSLSRLAYSQREVGLAIGEPPTTKGYTPSVFAVLPKLLERVGTAQSGGSITGLYTVLVDGDDLNDPVADAVRSILDGHIVLSRELAARNHFPAIDIMHSTSRVMRDIVTPAHYAAARLVLERTALYRRSEDLITLGAYKPGTSKELDKAVSAHDDITAFLRQEIQQPVGFSRSLDELMALAGKIK from the coding sequence ATGAAGCTTAGCGAGCGTCTGGAGCAGGTCGAACCGCTGTCCGTCACCGGGCGCGTCGCCCAGGCGGTCGGCATCGTCATCGAAGCATCCGGCCCCTTCACGTCCGTGGGAGAAGTCTGTGAGATCACCCGTGAGGGCGGGCAGGGGACGGTCATGGCGGAGGTGGTGGGCTTTCGCGAAGATCGCGTCCTGTTGATGCCGCTGGGAGAAATGCAGGGCATCGGGCCGGGCAGCCGCGTGGTGATGAAGGGGCACGTCGCCTCCGTTCCGGTCGGGCCGGACATGCTGGGCCGGATCCTCGATGGACTCGGCCATCCCCTCGACGGCTTGCCGCCGGTGCGTGCCGAGTCGCGGGTGCCGCTCCACGCCACCCCGCTGAATCCGCTCCATCGCGCGAGGATCACGGAACCGATCGATCTGGGAATCAGGGCGATCAACGCGCTGCTGACCTGCGGGCAGGGGCAGAAGATCGGCGTGTTCGCGGGATCCGGCGTGGGTAAGAGTGTCCTGTTGGGCATGATCAGCCGTTACACCCAGGCGGATGTCAGGGTCATTGCCTTGGTGGGCGAACGGGGGCGCGAGGTGAAGGAGTTCTTGGAGCGTGACCTTACCCCGGAAGCCCGCGCGCGTTCGGTGGTCATCGTAGCAACCTCCGATCAACCCCCGATGGTCCGCATCCGCGGCGCGCTGGTGGCGACGGCTATCGCGGAGTATTTTCGCGATCGGGGGAACCAGGTCCTGCTCATGATGGATTCCTTGTCTCGATTGGCGTACAGCCAGCGTGAGGTAGGCCTGGCGATCGGCGAACCTCCGACCACGAAAGGATATACGCCCTCGGTGTTCGCGGTGCTGCCGAAGCTGCTGGAACGGGTCGGCACGGCTCAGAGCGGCGGCAGCATCACCGGCCTCTACACCGTCCTGGTCGACGGCGACGATCTCAACGATCCCGTCGCTGATGCCGTCCGGTCTATCCTGGACGGCCATATTGTGCTGTCTCGAGAGCTCGCCGCACGTAACCATTTTCCGGCCATCGACATCATGCACAGTACCAGCCGAGTGATGCGGGATATCGTGACGCCGGCGCACTATGCGGCGGCGCGTTTGGTCTTGGAACGAACGGCTCTGTATCGTCGATCGGAAGACTTGATCACCCTCGGGGCCTATAAGCCCGGCACCAGCAAAGAGTTGGATAAGGCGGTGTCGGCGCACGACGACATCACGGCGTTCCTGCGGCAGGAAATTCAGCAGCCGGTCGGATTCTCTCGTTCGCTGGATGAGTTGATGGCCCTGGCGGGAAAGATTAAATGA
- the fliG gene encoding flagellar motor switch protein FliG, with product MNKQLSGAQKAAILLRAIGEEAAAAVMKALDPKDIRKLGTFMKETANITKQEEESVIAEFEQASSSGEVQFEGKEFMETILKKALGPEKAARIMESLNTKTYPGIDALKWVDARTVSQILKVEHPQTIAVCLGQMEAEQASAVLALLPVHLHADVSLRLATMQEVQPDVLAELSDSLQEILSASMGVSSMSVGGTELMADILTRIDKNTEGAIMAKLTERDQALADSIRALMFVFDDLIDLDSRSMQELMKEISKEDLPIALRGATPEVKEKFLKNMSSRAAEMLKEDMDTRGPVKVSDVEKAQQNILKVCRKLEEEGRIVVGGGSGEALV from the coding sequence ATGAATAAACAGTTGAGCGGGGCACAGAAGGCCGCGATCCTGCTGCGGGCGATCGGAGAAGAGGCCGCGGCCGCGGTCATGAAGGCGCTGGATCCGAAAGACATTCGGAAGCTCGGGACCTTCATGAAAGAAACGGCCAATATCACGAAACAGGAAGAAGAGAGCGTGATCGCGGAATTCGAACAGGCGAGCTCTTCCGGCGAGGTCCAGTTTGAGGGAAAGGAGTTCATGGAAACGATCCTCAAAAAGGCCTTAGGTCCGGAAAAAGCCGCGCGCATCATGGAATCTCTCAACACGAAGACCTATCCGGGCATCGATGCGCTGAAGTGGGTGGACGCCAGGACGGTCTCTCAGATTCTGAAGGTCGAACATCCCCAAACGATTGCGGTCTGTTTGGGTCAGATGGAGGCCGAACAGGCCAGCGCCGTGTTGGCGCTGCTGCCGGTGCATCTGCATGCCGATGTATCGCTGCGGCTCGCGACCATGCAAGAGGTGCAGCCGGACGTGCTGGCTGAACTGAGCGACAGCCTGCAGGAAATTCTGTCGGCGTCGATGGGCGTGTCCAGCATGTCGGTCGGCGGCACGGAACTGATGGCGGACATCCTGACGCGCATCGACAAGAACACCGAGGGCGCCATCATGGCCAAGCTCACGGAACGGGACCAGGCGCTGGCGGATAGCATCCGGGCCCTCATGTTCGTCTTCGACGACCTGATCGATTTGGATTCCCGCTCGATGCAGGAGTTGATGAAGGAGATCAGCAAGGAAGACCTTCCCATCGCCCTCCGTGGCGCCACGCCGGAGGTGAAGGAGAAGTTCCTCAAGAACATGTCGAGTCGGGCGGCGGAAATGCTCAAGGAAGACATGGACACACGCGGACCCGTCAAGGTGTCGGATGTCGAGAAGGCGCAACAGAACATCCTGAAGGTCTGCCGCAAACTGGAAGAAGAAGGCCGCATCGTCGTCGGCGGCGGGTCAGGCGAGGCATTGGTCTAA
- a CDS encoding flagellar hook-length control protein FliK, translating to MAIDLQRLMGHLPTQGGRSGVELGERNEGRPVIGTGSRFESILERAETRRLSAEPGASRPRQTSTQSSQAKRSPASSSKPEQSSQNIIDKEQERPAIGEQASKNEKVAESDRAKPSASEESEDQKKSERGQPAEILLAAVVSPLSAEQVAALVAQPNEDGSVSSEGSPAEAAESTVEAVSSVTAPTAVEQGHAGPILEGEETEAQANLSVPGQAGEVKASENKAEKRTEPLVQPMQQEPANHDEVPAELVNRVEEEPAQPIEGKMTVPTMKMAEQKSEAAERPSQEAPQAAVALSGAESTESGRHHSFEPSQEQPQHDLLNQPPGDQSAAQQARPDEGAMRTSFQERMAVTNQPATIASDGLSAGEATGNASVRHAAAAERVSELRESTSFSQSVTLDLDPLDMGPLRLRVMMSDQTVHAHIRTEHGALGHGLLQQGPSLESSLRTTGLEMGMLRVTVDQQQGGGQQAWEFQQQARSGGGSGRPTGSKDEDRQTRATTEMYGNGRVSIFA from the coding sequence ATGGCCATAGATCTTCAGAGATTGATGGGGCACCTTCCAACGCAGGGCGGCAGGTCGGGCGTGGAACTGGGCGAGCGCAACGAAGGGCGTCCGGTAATCGGGACGGGGAGTCGGTTCGAATCAATCCTCGAGCGAGCGGAAACCAGACGCCTCTCTGCAGAGCCTGGCGCTTCCAGGCCGCGGCAGACATCGACACAGTCCTCTCAGGCGAAACGCTCGCCAGCTTCGAGTTCGAAGCCCGAACAGTCATCACAAAACATCATCGACAAGGAACAGGAGCGGCCAGCGATAGGAGAACAGGCGTCGAAAAACGAGAAGGTTGCCGAAAGCGACCGTGCCAAGCCCTCCGCGTCGGAGGAATCCGAAGATCAAAAGAAAAGCGAACGAGGGCAGCCGGCGGAGATCTTGTTGGCAGCGGTTGTCTCTCCCCTGTCCGCCGAGCAGGTTGCAGCCTTGGTCGCACAGCCGAACGAGGATGGTTCGGTTTCGTCGGAGGGGAGCCCTGCCGAGGCCGCCGAATCCACGGTAGAGGCAGTTTCCTCCGTCACCGCACCAACGGCGGTCGAGCAGGGCCACGCTGGTCCAATTCTTGAGGGAGAAGAGACCGAGGCCCAGGCCAATCTGTCCGTTCCGGGTCAGGCTGGCGAGGTGAAAGCGAGCGAGAACAAGGCCGAGAAGCGGACCGAACCTCTCGTCCAACCGATGCAGCAAGAACCAGCCAATCATGACGAGGTGCCGGCCGAATTGGTCAACAGGGTTGAGGAGGAGCCCGCTCAGCCGATCGAAGGTAAGATGACCGTTCCGACCATGAAGATGGCGGAGCAGAAGAGCGAAGCTGCGGAGCGACCCTCGCAAGAGGCTCCCCAGGCGGCGGTTGCGCTGTCGGGAGCTGAAAGCACTGAGTCAGGCCGGCATCACAGTTTCGAGCCATCCCAAGAGCAGCCTCAGCACGACTTGCTCAACCAGCCGCCAGGGGACCAATCTGCCGCACAACAGGCCAGGCCGGATGAGGGCGCGATGCGCACCTCGTTCCAGGAACGTATGGCCGTGACGAATCAGCCCGCGACAATAGCCAGTGATGGGCTCTCGGCCGGTGAGGCCACTGGAAACGCATCGGTGCGCCATGCCGCGGCAGCGGAGCGTGTGAGCGAACTGCGGGAGAGCACGTCCTTTTCCCAGAGCGTCACGCTGGATCTTGATCCGCTGGACATGGGGCCCCTGCGCCTGCGCGTCATGATGAGCGACCAGACGGTGCACGCCCACATCCGAACAGAACATGGCGCGCTCGGTCACGGTCTCCTCCAACAGGGGCCCTCGCTGGAATCTTCGCTGCGGACCACGGGATTGGAAATGGGCATGTTGCGGGTCACGGTGGATCAGCAGCAGGGGGGCGGTCAGCAGGCCTGGGAGTTTCAGCAGCAGGCACGCTCGGGAGGAGGTTCCGGCCGACCGACGGGGAGCAAGGATGAAGACCGTCAGACTCGGGCGACGACGGAGATGTACGGCAACGGGCGCGTGAGTATTTTTGCCTGA
- a CDS encoding response regulator, translating to MGAAAARQASPRTPAAAPDKELAPRAILVVDDEPPICELLSELLRAAGQVVITAGSAEEALAHLHVHPVAVLMVDVQLPGTDGIALLERALEIDSRLLGIVMTGHGNIELAVRAMKSGAADFLTKPFQLDLVNLTVARLLELYRLRQENTVLKNTLIRSGNIRLRTVPLADFTPGSKPPDKDKVTEYERGVAEGEQRALERVQAVRQKEQVLVASLGAKLEEAWRGLHETVEEEVASLAFMIAQKVLRDLVAEKRDAIVTQVRSALSHLHESGLVRIRIHPSDLPALEGARSALSQTPHGSLTLKFETDPGISPGGCLVQASSLLIDATLDSQLLRLGEALRKRETDEA from the coding sequence ATGGGAGCCGCTGCCGCGCGTCAGGCCTCACCCAGGACGCCAGCCGCCGCACCCGACAAGGAATTGGCGCCGCGCGCGATCCTGGTGGTCGATGATGAGCCGCCCATCTGCGAACTGCTGAGTGAATTGCTCCGTGCGGCGGGACAGGTGGTCATCACCGCCGGATCTGCCGAAGAGGCCTTGGCCCACCTGCACGTCCATCCGGTCGCGGTGTTGATGGTCGACGTGCAACTGCCCGGCACCGACGGCATTGCCCTTCTGGAGCGCGCCCTCGAAATCGACAGTCGCTTGCTCGGCATCGTAATGACCGGCCACGGCAATATCGAGTTGGCCGTACGGGCGATGAAGTCCGGCGCGGCGGATTTCCTGACCAAACCTTTCCAACTGGATTTGGTGAACCTGACCGTCGCCAGACTGCTGGAACTCTATCGTTTGCGGCAGGAGAACACCGTGCTCAAGAACACGCTGATTCGTTCGGGGAACATTCGCCTGCGGACGGTGCCCTTGGCCGATTTTACTCCCGGCAGCAAGCCGCCTGACAAGGACAAGGTGACGGAGTACGAGCGGGGTGTCGCCGAAGGCGAGCAGCGCGCCCTTGAACGGGTACAAGCTGTGCGGCAGAAGGAACAGGTGCTGGTGGCCTCGTTGGGAGCCAAACTCGAAGAGGCCTGGCGTGGTCTGCATGAAACGGTGGAAGAGGAAGTCGCCTCCCTGGCGTTCATGATCGCGCAGAAGGTACTGCGTGATCTGGTGGCGGAGAAACGCGACGCGATCGTGACCCAGGTGCGCAGCGCGCTCAGTCACTTGCACGAAAGCGGCCTGGTCCGCATTCGTATTCATCCGTCGGACTTGCCGGCCTTGGAGGGGGCGCGCTCGGCATTGAGCCAAACGCCCCATGGCTCGCTGACCCTGAAGTTTGAAACGGATCCCGGCATCAGCCCTGGTGGCTGTCTCGTGCAGGCCTCGAGCCTCTTGATCGATGCGACGCTGGACAGCCAGTTGTTGCGGTTGGGAGAAGCCCTACGAAAGCGAGAGACCGATGAAGCTTAG
- the fliF gene encoding flagellar M-ring protein FliF: MFEKFSHFTINQRLIILLALAGSVAGMIAVTLWTQQPDMQVLFANLAPEDASSILDRLKDAKVPYETANGGTTVLVPNAQVHDLRLEMAGQGLPHGGGVGYEIFDRTTMGMSDFVQKLNYRRALQGELARTITQMPEVERARVHLAVPERRLFATEQDRARASVVLSLRANRSLSKAQVQGIVHLVSSSVEGLQARDVTVVDGHGNLLSNTSSDESAGLSGTQLEYQRTLEKDIETRIQSMLEKIVGVNKAVVRVSSVLDFRKIETTEERFDPNGQVVRSEQRGQEKSSGVNAMSGGVPGVESNVPGGTETEGGQTSSNSNQTKNETVNYEISRTVSRIVEPTGTIKKLSVAVLVDGIYEGGAKPAEGAAEETKKEEPKKYVPRSEEEMKRIEEIVKKAMGYSAERQDQVEVVNIQFGLGAEEPVGVGVEAASDSTKAWMPYVRYAVGGLLFFLIFFLVVRPLMAMLVQSAPAATDGQTPALPASVGQVEAAISGKQPSQILEMAKSNPANTAVVVKQWLKSNA; the protein is encoded by the coding sequence ATGTTTGAAAAGTTCAGCCACTTCACGATCAACCAGCGTCTCATCATTCTCCTCGCCCTGGCCGGCTCCGTGGCCGGTATGATCGCCGTGACTCTCTGGACGCAGCAACCGGACATGCAGGTATTGTTTGCGAATCTGGCGCCGGAGGATGCGTCCTCCATCCTCGATCGGTTGAAGGATGCCAAGGTGCCGTACGAGACGGCCAACGGCGGCACGACGGTCCTGGTTCCCAATGCCCAGGTCCATGACCTGCGCTTGGAAATGGCGGGCCAAGGGCTTCCGCATGGCGGCGGGGTCGGGTATGAGATCTTCGATCGCACTACCATGGGCATGTCGGACTTCGTGCAGAAACTGAACTACCGCCGGGCGCTGCAGGGCGAACTGGCGCGGACCATCACCCAGATGCCGGAAGTCGAGCGGGCACGAGTGCATTTGGCCGTGCCGGAGCGTCGCCTGTTCGCCACGGAGCAGGACCGTGCGCGGGCATCGGTCGTGTTGTCGTTACGGGCGAACCGTTCGCTGTCGAAGGCTCAGGTACAGGGGATCGTCCACCTGGTGTCCAGCAGCGTCGAAGGCCTTCAAGCACGGGACGTGACCGTGGTCGACGGCCACGGGAACCTATTGTCCAATACCTCCAGCGACGAATCGGCCGGCCTCTCCGGCACGCAGCTGGAATATCAGCGGACGCTGGAGAAAGACATCGAAACCCGCATTCAGTCGATGCTGGAAAAGATCGTGGGAGTGAACAAGGCCGTGGTTCGGGTGTCGAGCGTGCTCGACTTTAGAAAGATCGAGACGACGGAGGAGCGGTTTGATCCGAACGGACAGGTCGTGCGGAGCGAGCAGCGCGGACAGGAGAAGTCGAGCGGTGTCAATGCCATGTCGGGAGGCGTGCCCGGCGTGGAATCGAACGTGCCGGGAGGTACGGAAACCGAAGGCGGTCAGACGAGCTCGAACAGCAACCAGACCAAGAACGAGACGGTGAATTACGAGATCAGCCGAACGGTGTCACGAATCGTGGAGCCGACCGGGACCATCAAGAAATTGTCCGTGGCCGTGTTGGTCGACGGGATCTATGAAGGTGGCGCAAAGCCGGCGGAAGGCGCAGCCGAGGAGACAAAAAAGGAAGAGCCGAAGAAGTACGTGCCCCGGTCGGAGGAGGAAATGAAGCGGATCGAGGAGATCGTGAAGAAGGCGATGGGCTATTCCGCCGAGCGCCAGGACCAGGTCGAGGTGGTGAACATCCAGTTCGGTCTGGGCGCGGAGGAACCGGTCGGCGTCGGGGTGGAAGCCGCCTCGGATTCCACGAAGGCGTGGATGCCCTACGTGCGGTATGCCGTCGGGGGACTGCTGTTCTTCCTGATCTTCTTCTTGGTCGTGCGGCCCTTGATGGCGATGTTGGTTCAGTCGGCCCCCGCGGCGACCGACGGCCAAACTCCCGCGCTGCCCGCCTCCGTGGGGCAAGTCGAAGCCGCCATCAGCGGGAAGCAGCCGTCCCAGATCCTGGAGATGGCCAAGAGCAATCCTGCCAACACGGCTGTGGTCGTCAAACAGTGGTTGAAGAGCAACGCCTAA